A single window of Myxococcota bacterium DNA harbors:
- a CDS encoding fatty acid desaturase family protein, which produces MNESTASASVEPDALSWRERVTREEIDGWLAMNDWKSAFSIVLNWALVFASMALVAVWPNPLTIVFALFVIGARQLGFAVMMHESSHRTLFSNRKVNDWVGNWLCAYPVWSDITPYRPYHLQHHAHTGKRKDPDLGLVKPFPITRTSLTRKIWRDLSGQTGWKFAKGGFKRTFGRWNEDETARRAAQGVLVTNLVLLGLLTAVGHPALYLLWVVAWLTTNTLVTRIRAIAEHALTPDAEEPSGHTRTTIPAWWERLLIAPNCVNYHMEHHLLIMVPHYNLRAMHERLMELGVIDPGCITHGYAAVLRHAASKPDQASAADVGETLPKRYPPF; this is translated from the coding sequence GTGAACGAATCGACTGCATCCGCGAGCGTAGAACCCGATGCACTGAGCTGGCGCGAACGCGTCACCCGGGAAGAGATCGACGGCTGGCTCGCCATGAACGACTGGAAGAGCGCGTTCTCGATCGTGCTGAACTGGGCACTCGTGTTCGCGTCGATGGCGCTGGTCGCCGTGTGGCCGAACCCGCTGACGATCGTGTTCGCCCTCTTCGTGATCGGGGCGCGCCAGCTCGGCTTCGCCGTGATGATGCACGAGTCGTCCCACCGCACCCTGTTCTCCAACCGCAAGGTCAACGACTGGGTGGGCAACTGGCTGTGCGCCTACCCCGTCTGGAGCGACATCACGCCCTACCGTCCCTACCACCTGCAGCACCATGCCCACACCGGGAAGCGCAAGGACCCGGACCTCGGCCTGGTGAAGCCCTTCCCGATCACGCGCACGAGCCTGACGCGGAAGATCTGGCGCGATCTCTCGGGCCAGACCGGTTGGAAGTTCGCGAAGGGCGGCTTCAAGCGGACCTTCGGCCGCTGGAACGAGGACGAGACCGCGCGGCGCGCGGCCCAGGGTGTGCTCGTCACGAACCTGGTGCTGCTGGGTCTGCTCACGGCCGTGGGCCACCCGGCGCTCTACCTCTTGTGGGTCGTCGCCTGGCTCACCACGAACACGCTGGTGACGCGCATCCGCGCGATCGCCGAGCATGCCCTCACCCCCGACGCCGAAGAGCCGAGCGGCCACACGCGCACGACGATCCCGGCCTGGTGGGAGCGGCTGTTGATCGCGCCGAACTGCGTCAACTACCACATGGAGCACCACCTGCTGATCATGGTGCCTCACTACAACCTGCGCGCGATGCACGAACGCCTGATGGAGCTGGGTGTCATCGACCCCGGTTGCATCACCCACGGCTACGCAGCGGTGCTGCGCCACGCGGCGAGCAAGCCCGACCAAGCGTCGGCCGCCGACGTCGGCGAGACCCTGCCGAAGCGCTACCCGCCGTTCTGA
- a CDS encoding tyrosine-type recombinase/integrase — protein MAKRRDQGDGSVTKREGRRRPYQAQIDLGRDGSGKRRRRTLGYFKTKTEANRALRKALETLDSGGRIADPGLMTVSDLVQLYLSSKEEAVEPTTLGTYRSTLNKHLVPRLGGMQIKRVTDAHIESLKNDMRDAGVGLRTRRMVLDLAARVFELAVRRGKLAANPTAHVDRPKLPRPEIAHLTPQEAQHLLAVARDTQPPWVEAALALGLCSLRRGEVFGLRWGDIDLGAGRVRLAQALKETAQGRQYIADLKTKMSRRTVPLPSWARQAVNRHRESLPASPHPTVLVFTSGAGTPIRFSNWGRRNLRPVVAAAGLQGKKVSLQPLRHTAATLVLGGGTDLKTTQAMLGHSRASTTLDIYAKHIPENLETAMAGLDAMIAGADDSGA, from the coding sequence GTGGCAAAACGACGAGATCAAGGAGACGGCAGCGTCACCAAGAGGGAAGGGCGCCGTCGGCCCTACCAGGCCCAGATCGATCTTGGCCGGGATGGCAGCGGCAAGCGGCGTCGTCGGACGCTCGGCTACTTCAAGACGAAGACAGAGGCGAACCGAGCGCTTCGCAAGGCACTGGAGACCCTCGATAGCGGTGGACGCATCGCTGACCCCGGACTCATGACTGTCTCGGACCTCGTGCAGCTGTACCTGTCCTCAAAGGAGGAGGCTGTTGAGCCCACGACACTGGGCACGTACAGAAGCACGCTGAACAAGCACCTTGTTCCCAGGTTGGGAGGAATGCAGATCAAGCGCGTGACGGACGCCCATATCGAGTCGTTGAAGAACGACATGCGGGATGCTGGCGTTGGTCTGCGAACGCGCCGGATGGTGTTGGACCTGGCTGCTCGGGTGTTCGAGCTCGCAGTGCGCAGGGGCAAGCTCGCGGCGAACCCAACTGCTCATGTTGACCGCCCGAAGCTCCCCAGGCCGGAGATCGCCCACCTGACTCCGCAGGAGGCTCAACACCTGCTCGCGGTCGCCAGGGACACCCAGCCGCCGTGGGTCGAGGCTGCGTTGGCGTTGGGGCTGTGTAGTCTTCGGCGCGGCGAGGTGTTCGGCCTGCGCTGGGGCGATATCGACCTGGGCGCTGGCCGTGTCCGTTTGGCCCAGGCGCTCAAGGAGACCGCTCAGGGGCGCCAGTACATCGCCGACCTGAAGACCAAGATGTCACGCAGGACGGTACCGCTGCCGTCCTGGGCCAGACAGGCCGTGAATCGGCACCGCGAGAGCTTGCCCGCGTCTCCGCATCCGACGGTGCTTGTCTTCACGTCTGGTGCCGGCACGCCGATTCGCTTCTCGAACTGGGGCCGACGCAACCTGCGGCCGGTGGTGGCGGCTGCCGGGTTGCAGGGGAAGAAGGTGTCGCTCCAGCCCCTTCGCCACACCGCGGCAACGCTCGTACTCGGGGGTGGGACCGATCTCAAGACCACGCAGGCGATGCTGGGTCACTCGCGTGCGAGCACCACCCTCGACATCTACGCGAAGCACATACCCGAGAACCTGGAGACCGCGATGGCGGGGCTCGATGCCATGATCGCGGGCGCGGATGACTCGGGCGCGTAG
- a CDS encoding AAA family ATPase encodes MRDLGPEVASYQYQDEDGQPLFEVVRFEAPDGGKEFRQRAPDGTWSVQSIRKVPFHLPELLRAVAAGDSIYVVEGEKDVLAVEAADCAATCNPGGAGKWQDDWAPLFDGAHVIVVQDKDDPGEKHARKVYHSLKNVVASIRVVEAASGKDAADHLKAGERIDSLVEVSLETQEDRTGRLRILTATEIEQDRAPREIVERLIHEDSLHSIVAPAKGGKSFLALQLGLAVSHGEPFLGQRTRQVPVLYVSTEPGMSAAVLRGRLAAIARDVGLPAPDFDRGLRVAASTTERGALDLDLTTDEGRAELRDAVRESGAGLVVLDTFYSMSGDKDMIDNLQMKEVYLELSRLGKNERFANVLLDHSGKSAAEGLPVSLSAIGASSKGGACNTIIQLNRQGGAWEMKVASHFGTWDDPLVFTRPMCDGKPGFGVVPTSHAETNDIDISWLQELFESHGERSDAYEGCLHFGSATKLKAALAKNGITSTPNQEAIDADIRRQFCFWPTTSPMNRDGKPIEVLDGSRSARIYVWRWGETTSTTAPI; translated from the coding sequence TTGCGCGACCTCGGCCCTGAGGTCGCCTCGTACCAGTACCAGGATGAGGACGGGCAGCCGCTCTTCGAAGTCGTGCGCTTCGAGGCCCCTGATGGCGGGAAGGAGTTCCGCCAGCGCGCCCCGGACGGCACCTGGAGCGTCCAGAGCATCCGGAAGGTGCCCTTCCACCTACCCGAGCTCCTCCGGGCCGTGGCGGCCGGCGACTCGATCTACGTTGTCGAAGGCGAGAAGGACGTGCTCGCGGTCGAGGCAGCCGACTGCGCCGCCACCTGCAACCCCGGCGGCGCCGGGAAGTGGCAGGACGATTGGGCTCCGCTCTTCGACGGCGCCCACGTGATCGTCGTCCAGGACAAGGACGATCCCGGCGAGAAGCACGCCCGGAAGGTGTACCACTCACTAAAGAACGTAGTGGCCAGCATCCGTGTCGTGGAGGCTGCCAGCGGGAAGGACGCCGCGGACCACTTGAAGGCGGGGGAGCGGATCGACAGCTTGGTGGAAGTCAGCCTCGAGACCCAGGAAGACAGGACGGGGCGACTCAGGATCCTCACAGCCACCGAGATCGAGCAGGACCGGGCACCACGGGAGATCGTCGAACGCCTGATCCACGAGGACTCCCTGCACTCCATCGTTGCCCCTGCGAAGGGTGGGAAATCGTTCCTCGCTCTTCAGCTGGGACTTGCGGTTTCCCATGGTGAGCCCTTTCTCGGGCAGCGCACCCGCCAGGTACCGGTGCTCTATGTGTCCACTGAGCCTGGGATGAGCGCGGCGGTGCTCAGAGGGCGGCTCGCAGCTATCGCGCGGGATGTCGGACTCCCCGCACCAGACTTCGACCGCGGGCTAAGGGTGGCTGCATCCACGACCGAGCGCGGTGCGCTCGACCTGGACCTGACAACGGATGAAGGCCGCGCCGAGCTGCGCGACGCAGTTCGAGAATCCGGGGCCGGCTTGGTGGTGCTGGACACCTTCTACAGCATGTCGGGGGACAAGGACATGATCGACAACCTCCAGATGAAGGAGGTCTACCTCGAACTCTCGCGCCTGGGGAAGAACGAGAGATTCGCGAACGTCCTCCTCGACCATTCCGGGAAGTCCGCAGCCGAGGGGTTGCCAGTGAGCTTGTCCGCGATCGGCGCGTCTTCGAAGGGCGGCGCGTGCAACACCATCATTCAGCTGAACCGGCAAGGTGGCGCCTGGGAGATGAAGGTGGCCTCACACTTCGGCACCTGGGATGACCCGCTCGTCTTCACCCGCCCCATGTGTGACGGGAAGCCGGGCTTTGGCGTCGTGCCGACTAGCCACGCCGAAACCAACGACATCGACATCTCCTGGCTCCAGGAGCTCTTCGAGAGCCATGGCGAACGAAGCGACGCGTACGAGGGCTGTCTCCACTTCGGCTCCGCTACCAAGCTCAAAGCAGCCCTTGCGAAGAACGGCATCACCAGCACCCCGAACCAGGAGGCCATCGACGCGGACATTCGACGGCAGTTCTGCTTCTGGCCAACCACCTCACCCATGAACCGAGATGGGAAGCCGATCGAGGTCCTAGACGGATCCCGGAGCGCTCGAATCTATGTCTGGAGGTGGGGGGAAACGACCTCCACCACCGCCCCTATATAG
- a CDS encoding ATP-dependent Clp protease proteolytic subunit has translation MATEFGDVSVAGPQQPQVPITGLPPQVLQQIANQASQQAAIQSAKTHYVSFSAEVVPHTIESLLALCADLVNKHQPDEIYLALNTPGGQVACGIGAYNMLRALPVKIITHNVGAVDSIGNVIFLAGDQRYCCSNAGFMFHGVGFDINGQNLRLERKLLGERLDALQADERKIASIISDRTEMTDDQVEESFLNQVTRDPDFAKSNGIVHEVRDLDIPKGAPIYQLVFQRQGVVVR, from the coding sequence ATGGCGACCGAATTTGGAGATGTATCCGTAGCAGGACCCCAACAGCCCCAGGTCCCGATCACAGGCTTGCCGCCGCAGGTCTTGCAGCAGATCGCCAACCAGGCGAGTCAGCAAGCGGCGATTCAGTCGGCCAAGACGCACTATGTCTCGTTCTCTGCCGAGGTGGTGCCGCACACGATCGAATCGTTGCTCGCACTGTGCGCCGACCTGGTGAACAAGCATCAGCCGGACGAGATCTACCTCGCCCTCAATACCCCTGGCGGCCAGGTCGCCTGCGGGATCGGTGCGTACAACATGCTCCGGGCACTGCCGGTGAAGATCATCACGCACAACGTGGGTGCGGTTGATTCGATCGGAAACGTGATCTTCCTAGCGGGTGACCAGCGCTATTGCTGCTCGAACGCGGGTTTCATGTTCCATGGCGTCGGATTCGACATCAATGGACAGAACCTGCGCCTGGAGCGGAAGCTACTCGGAGAGCGACTCGACGCTTTGCAGGCAGACGAGCGCAAGATCGCCAGCATCATCTCCGATCGGACCGAGATGACGGACGATCAAGTCGAAGAGTCCTTCCTGAACCAGGTCACCCGCGATCCGGACTTCGCAAAATCCAACGGTATTGTTCACGAAGTCCGAGACCTGGACATTCCGAAAGGCGCACCCATTTACCAGCTTGTATTCCAGCGGCAGGGCGTCGTTGTCCGGTAG
- a CDS encoding YaaC family protein, which translates to MRLHYVGSFQRGHHHPSESAAGEAWGQLSRYGAVNFLSAFSGNIGGEDPDRPRITSYAAVRIRQGVEFRSFSQDGSLLTAPLSLYYAALNAARACLALETGTESGKSHGLTFRLGESLMDCHAIIAKGTYADLLAAFDVSFEVGDEISLRDALSAIPEIAHEFNSPDRGLTNVYSVSVKAARGELTLRVNDSYRPLEDFAASWRDWFPILATICAYNENERSLALVDAGSIAGPETVEEFCNAHLETSLTWLNAPIWWLIRHPVSKLELPRIAYYFVALFILGSVVRYEPEMMIEAASPDDELNWFLQRFLAAADRHVPQLLVSRLRGHNVFFPSV; encoded by the coding sequence ATGCGCCTCCACTATGTCGGTTCGTTCCAGCGAGGGCACCACCACCCGTCTGAAAGCGCGGCCGGAGAAGCATGGGGCCAGCTCTCACGGTACGGAGCGGTCAACTTTCTATCAGCCTTCAGCGGAAATATCGGCGGCGAAGATCCCGACCGTCCGCGAATAACGTCGTATGCGGCCGTACGGATCCGTCAGGGGGTTGAGTTTCGGAGTTTTTCGCAAGACGGCTCGCTTCTGACTGCGCCGCTCTCCTTGTACTACGCCGCGTTGAACGCCGCACGCGCGTGCCTCGCGCTCGAAACGGGAACCGAATCTGGGAAGAGCCACGGGCTCACGTTTCGCCTGGGCGAAAGCCTGATGGATTGCCATGCGATCATCGCCAAAGGTACGTACGCAGATCTCCTTGCCGCGTTCGACGTGTCGTTCGAGGTCGGAGACGAAATCTCGTTGCGAGATGCCCTATCGGCGATTCCAGAGATAGCTCACGAGTTCAACTCCCCGGACCGGGGATTGACGAACGTGTACTCGGTCTCGGTCAAAGCGGCACGAGGCGAACTAACGCTTCGCGTGAACGACTCCTACCGGCCTCTTGAGGATTTTGCAGCCAGCTGGCGAGATTGGTTTCCGATCCTCGCAACGATCTGCGCGTACAACGAGAACGAACGCAGCCTGGCCCTGGTCGATGCAGGGTCAATCGCTGGCCCGGAAACCGTTGAAGAGTTCTGCAACGCTCACCTTGAGACCAGCCTCACGTGGCTCAATGCTCCAATCTGGTGGCTTATTCGACACCCCGTATCGAAGCTGGAATTGCCACGGATCGCCTACTACTTCGTTGCCCTCTTCATCCTGGGAAGCGTCGTCCGCTATGAACCCGAGATGATGATCGAAGCTGCATCACCTGATGACGAGCTCAACTGGTTCTTGCAGCGATTCCTTGCAGCGGCAGATCGGCATGTGCCACAGCTGCTCGTCTCGCGGCTCCGCGGACACAACGTGTTTTTCCCCTCGGTCTAG
- a CDS encoding thrombospondin type 3 repeat-containing protein: MRHVRFTLLLACLTLLGATSSSAVVINNGKAPPNPENVIDGGDPVALWVRNARCTMTPCALPGRSTTAEITGSALITQVTVSESSVLQITGGRIDANAFPIMTLHEQATLVALGGSVGRAVRLEDATRAVIDGGVFEDSVSLGPGPRYPAPFAPELELLSGDLAGGLLVFGNAVARIQGGRVNDVVARDDSVVQIFGGQIDGTGVSAGILTTADRGRIEVIGSDFAIDGQPIGFGLIPTTGRALTGSFASGEPFSASVRTLAAERRRVFVLEAPAPLPDADSDGVPDHRDFCAGLPGGSVDADADRVGDDCNDALDQDGDEFADTLDVCPAIADPDQADADVNGIGDACNDALDEDGDEYEDDVDTCLGLPNANQDDSDGDSLGDACDPYPTDAANLAALEALETALIENETLTLELAEVETGLQMCLDDPPFLDADLDGEHDRTDRCPATPAGSTIDGFGCSRPQFCEGFPVSNRRERRACRFAVWGGRDPSRIRRDCRVVGWGTSLTCRAIEPGRW, translated from the coding sequence ATGCGTCACGTCCGGTTCACGCTGCTCCTCGCCTGCCTCACCTTGCTGGGTGCGACCTCCAGCTCCGCTGTCGTCATCAACAACGGCAAGGCCCCGCCGAATCCGGAGAACGTCATCGACGGCGGCGATCCCGTCGCCCTTTGGGTTCGCAACGCGCGTTGCACGATGACGCCGTGCGCCCTTCCCGGCCGGTCGACGACAGCCGAGATCACCGGCAGCGCGCTCATCACCCAGGTCACCGTCTCCGAGTCCTCCGTGTTGCAGATCACCGGCGGGCGCATCGACGCGAACGCGTTTCCGATCATGACGCTGCACGAACAGGCCACCCTCGTCGCCCTGGGCGGCAGCGTCGGGCGCGCCGTGCGCCTCGAGGATGCGACGCGCGCAGTCATCGACGGAGGCGTCTTCGAGGATTCCGTTTCATTGGGCCCCGGCCCTCGCTACCCCGCGCCCTTCGCGCCCGAGCTGGAGCTGCTCTCCGGGGATCTGGCAGGCGGCCTCCTCGTGTTCGGCAACGCGGTCGCACGGATCCAAGGAGGACGCGTCAACGACGTGGTGGCGCGCGACGACAGCGTCGTCCAGATCTTCGGAGGTCAGATCGATGGGACCGGGGTCAGCGCGGGAATCCTCACGACCGCCGATCGAGGCCGGATCGAGGTGATCGGCAGTGACTTCGCCATCGACGGGCAGCCGATCGGCTTCGGCCTGATCCCGACGACGGGACGCGCGCTGACCGGGTCCTTCGCCTCGGGTGAGCCGTTCAGCGCCTCGGTCCGGACACTCGCGGCCGAACGCCGGCGCGTGTTCGTCCTCGAGGCACCCGCTCCGCTGCCCGACGCGGACTCCGATGGCGTTCCCGACCACCGCGATTTCTGCGCCGGATTGCCCGGCGGCTCGGTCGACGCGGACGCGGACCGGGTCGGCGACGACTGCAACGATGCACTCGACCAGGACGGCGACGAGTTCGCGGACACGCTCGACGTGTGTCCAGCGATCGCCGACCCGGACCAGGCGGACGCCGACGTGAACGGGATCGGCGACGCCTGCAACGACGCGCTCGACGAGGACGGCGACGAGTACGAAGACGATGTCGACACCTGTCTCGGGCTCCCGAACGCGAATCAGGACGACAGCGACGGCGACAGCCTGGGCGACGCCTGCGACCCCTACCCGACGGACGCTGCGAACCTGGCTGCACTCGAGGCCCTCGAGACGGCGTTGATCGAGAACGAGACACTCACCCTCGAACTCGCCGAGGTCGAAACGGGCCTGCAGATGTGCCTCGACGACCCGCCGTTCCTGGATGCGGACCTCGATGGCGAGCACGATCGCACCGATCGCTGCCCGGCGACTCCAGCCGGATCCACCATCGATGGCTTTGGCTGCTCTCGCCCACAGTTCTGCGAGGGCTTCCCCGTGTCGAACCGTCGAGAACGGCGCGCCTGTCGGTTCGCGGTTTGGGGCGGACGCGACCCCTCGCGGATCCGCCGGGACTGCCGCGTGGTCGGCTGGGGGACGTCCCTCACCTGCCGCGCGATCGAACCGGGGCGCTGGTAG
- a CDS encoding DUF2167 domain-containing protein encodes MRFELRGIRIGLVVGAVFLLASPIPIGAQADSEEPPQLSWTLGPGTAPLGDDLAEIDLDENTVYLDAEDSRRLMELTHNPISGMEVGTIAAASDEEGWFVIFEFDESGYVDDSEREDLDADALLASIREGTEVANAERAERGWSTMSIIGWHEQPHYDARTNNLSWAIIGETDEGQNINRIVKLLGRRGVMTATLVAAPEELDSAMAKVDALLAGYRYRPGSTYAEYVPGTDKLATYGLAALVVGGGAAALAQSGLLAKLWKPIAVFFVALGAGIKRFFFSGRSAEHDPEQPIG; translated from the coding sequence ATGCGGTTCGAACTCCGTGGCATCCGAATCGGGCTCGTGGTGGGGGCCGTGTTTCTCCTTGCGAGTCCGATCCCGATCGGGGCCCAGGCCGATTCGGAAGAGCCCCCGCAGTTGTCCTGGACGCTCGGTCCCGGCACGGCGCCCCTGGGTGACGATCTGGCCGAGATCGACCTGGACGAGAACACCGTCTATCTCGATGCGGAGGACTCCCGGCGCCTGATGGAGCTCACCCACAATCCGATCAGCGGAATGGAGGTGGGCACGATCGCCGCGGCCTCGGATGAAGAGGGCTGGTTCGTGATCTTCGAGTTCGACGAGAGTGGGTACGTCGACGATTCCGAGCGCGAGGACCTGGATGCAGACGCTCTTCTGGCCTCGATTCGCGAAGGAACGGAAGTCGCGAATGCGGAACGCGCGGAGCGCGGTTGGTCCACGATGTCGATCATCGGTTGGCACGAACAGCCCCACTACGACGCGCGTACCAACAATCTCAGCTGGGCCATCATCGGTGAGACGGACGAGGGCCAGAACATCAATCGCATCGTGAAGCTCCTGGGGCGCCGCGGTGTCATGACGGCGACGCTCGTAGCCGCTCCCGAAGAGCTGGACAGTGCGATGGCGAAGGTGGATGCGCTGCTCGCGGGGTACCGCTATCGCCCGGGAAGCACGTACGCCGAGTACGTTCCGGGAACGGACAAGCTCGCTACCTATGGGCTCGCCGCGCTCGTGGTCGGTGGCGGCGCAGCGGCTCTCGCACAAAGCGGCCTTCTTGCGAAACTCTGGAAGCCGATTGCCGTATTCTTCGTGGCGCTGGGCGCGGGCATCAAGCGGTTCTTCTTCTCCGGGCGATCCGCGGAGCACGACCCGGAGCAGCCCATCGGCTGA
- a CDS encoding class I SAM-dependent methyltransferase, with product MHPIADDRLALVRDDLVALDGQFDLLRASDALPFRSVLDIGFGRGGASVYFASAGKQVTALSLTEIGVDYPREIADQDYPADLMDELGIVRSGVDFHDFDAAPGSFDAIWAAHILEHSLDPGRFLRRSHALLADDGWLLISVPPFKHQVVMGHVCVGWNLGLLMHALVVTGFDVRSGRFVRHGYNIAAFVQKGNPLEPLIARGASYDELSVTAFQEPYCESCWPFRVKQGFEGDLEAINWEWPDGAGPG from the coding sequence ATGCACCCGATTGCCGACGACCGCCTGGCCCTCGTGCGCGACGACCTCGTCGCCCTGGACGGCCAGTTCGATCTGCTGCGCGCGAGCGACGCCCTGCCCTTCCGAAGCGTCCTCGACATCGGCTTCGGCCGCGGCGGCGCCTCGGTCTACTTCGCTTCGGCCGGGAAGCAGGTGACGGCGCTGAGCCTCACCGAGATCGGCGTCGACTACCCGCGCGAGATCGCCGACCAGGACTACCCGGCCGACCTGATGGACGAGCTCGGCATCGTGCGCAGCGGTGTCGATTTCCACGACTTCGACGCCGCGCCGGGGAGCTTCGATGCGATCTGGGCCGCCCACATCCTCGAGCACTCCCTCGACCCGGGCCGCTTCCTGCGCCGCTCCCACGCGCTGCTCGCCGACGACGGCTGGCTGTTGATCTCGGTGCCGCCCTTCAAGCACCAGGTGGTGATGGGTCACGTGTGCGTCGGCTGGAACCTCGGCCTCTTGATGCACGCGCTCGTGGTGACGGGCTTCGACGTCCGCAGCGGACGCTTCGTGCGCCACGGCTACAACATCGCCGCCTTCGTACAGAAGGGGAACCCGCTCGAACCGCTGATCGCCCGCGGCGCGAGCTACGACGAGCTCTCGGTCACCGCCTTCCAGGAACCCTACTGCGAGAGCTGCTGGCCCTTCCGGGTGAAGCAGGGCTTCGAAGGGGATCTCGAGGCCATCAACTGGGAATGGCCGGACGGCGCCGGCCCGGGCTGA
- a CDS encoding glutathione S-transferase family protein has translation MELWSGILSPFSAKVRIALAEKQLAYTHREIPWTRKNRWGPKPEAFRALSPRGEVPVLALEGLAVVDSTVILEYLEEAHPDVPLYPKGPRERAEARMWEDMGDHFCKEHLTVLIREVFLDADADGRDAAAQEAALAAYRGFHAHLDRTLANRAFLCSDFGVADVSVYVSLGFAASLGAGFDPALSHLADWAGRVASRPAVAHEFEAIAKAAAAA, from the coding sequence ATGGAACTCTGGTCCGGCATTCTCAGTCCGTTCAGCGCGAAGGTGCGCATCGCGCTCGCCGAGAAGCAGCTCGCCTACACCCACCGCGAGATTCCCTGGACGCGGAAGAACCGCTGGGGCCCGAAGCCCGAGGCCTTCCGGGCACTGAGCCCGCGCGGAGAAGTGCCGGTGCTGGCGCTCGAAGGGCTCGCCGTCGTCGACTCCACGGTGATCCTCGAGTATCTGGAAGAGGCCCATCCGGACGTGCCGCTCTACCCGAAGGGCCCGCGCGAACGTGCCGAGGCGCGCATGTGGGAAGACATGGGCGACCACTTCTGCAAAGAGCACCTCACGGTGTTGATCCGTGAGGTTTTTCTCGACGCGGATGCGGACGGCCGCGACGCGGCAGCCCAGGAGGCCGCGCTCGCTGCGTACCGAGGGTTTCACGCGCATCTCGACCGCACCCTCGCCAATCGCGCCTTCCTGTGCAGCGACTTCGGGGTGGCCGACGTGAGCGTCTACGTCTCGCTCGGCTTCGCCGCTTCGCTGGGCGCCGGCTTCGATCCCGCACTCTCCCATCTCGCCGACTGGGCGGGGCGCGTGGCGTCACGGCCGGCCGTGGCGCACGAGTTCGAGGCGATCGCGAAGGCGGCCGCAGCCGCCTGA
- a CDS encoding carboxymuconolactone decarboxylase family protein gives MPRIAPVDPPYDPEAQKLFDLVMPEGMDPLVLFRVMARSERLFPRFMRAGVLDRGPVPIRDREIVIHRTTARCRAEYEWGVHVNAFGRPLELGEDVLRATVDGTADDPAFAPRQAALVRLCDELHDTATLSDAGWEGLREHFEPLEILELIYTVGLYHTVSFLVNALDLENEPFGARFEELGAGPAKA, from the coding sequence ATGCCCCGAATCGCCCCCGTCGACCCCCCGTACGATCCCGAGGCCCAGAAGCTCTTCGATCTCGTCATGCCTGAGGGCATGGACCCGCTCGTGCTCTTCCGCGTGATGGCCCGCAGCGAGCGACTGTTCCCCCGCTTCATGCGCGCTGGGGTGCTCGACCGGGGGCCCGTGCCGATCCGCGATCGCGAGATCGTGATCCACCGGACGACCGCGCGCTGCCGCGCCGAGTACGAGTGGGGCGTCCATGTCAACGCCTTCGGGCGGCCGCTCGAACTCGGAGAAGACGTGCTGCGCGCCACGGTCGATGGCACGGCCGACGATCCAGCCTTCGCACCGCGCCAGGCCGCGCTGGTCCGGCTCTGCGACGAATTGCACGACACGGCCACGCTCTCGGACGCGGGTTGGGAAGGCCTGCGCGAACACTTCGAACCGCTCGAGATCCTGGAGCTGATCTACACGGTGGGCCTCTACCACACCGTCAGCTTCCTCGTGAACGCGCTCGACCTCGAGAACGAGCCCTTCGGTGCGCGCTTCGAGGAACTGGGGGCGGGCCCGGCGAAGGCCTGA
- a CDS encoding helix-turn-helix domain-containing protein, with product MPPPRPGQRVRGSRTGRPVMALLDLLGRRWTLRVLWELRDGPRSFRGLRSACDDISPSTLNARLTELRDAGLIVLEEPEGYALTDQAMDLCKLLLPLDGWARRWGKRLPTNGS from the coding sequence ATGCCTCCGCCCCGTCCTGGCCAACGCGTTCGCGGCAGCCGCACCGGTCGCCCGGTCATGGCGCTGCTCGACCTGCTCGGGCGGCGCTGGACCCTGCGCGTGCTCTGGGAGCTCCGCGACGGCCCGCGCTCCTTTCGCGGACTGCGCTCGGCGTGCGACGACATCTCGCCGAGCACGCTGAACGCACGACTCACGGAACTCCGCGACGCGGGGCTCATCGTGCTGGAAGAGCCCGAAGGCTATGCCCTCACCGATCAGGCCATGGACCTCTGCAAGCTGCTCCTGCCCCTGGACGGCTGGGCCCGGCGTTGGGGGAAACGCCTGCCAACGAACGGGAGCTGA